Proteins found in one Vicia villosa cultivar HV-30 ecotype Madison, WI unplaced genomic scaffold, Vvil1.0 ctg.003351F_1_1, whole genome shotgun sequence genomic segment:
- the LOC131640870 gene encoding uncharacterized protein LOC131640870, with protein MVKGNQVWKMLIRVVDLWVVIEKNGQQHIEAVIQDGQGDKIHVITRSRDFQDWVEVVKEHETYNLYNGEPVENDVPLKVCCNPLKLIFNGGTTKTKVAIPEIPAHSFSFFPIEKFLKGDFKHDMLYDVIGVLQDVLKIQVGGGGRKSCVNVNLRDVQGNVIELVLWDDYAKQFVNYTTPNNSSGPTLIVLTHAWCKPNTVSGLPCLSNAWSGSRLYFNLDHPQVVQYKANFGDNMPAPSQSMTCDSSVQSSNNFWTKLSEVW; from the exons atggtaaAGGGGAACCAAGTGTGGAAAATGCTCATTAGAGTAGTTGATTTATGGGTTGTTATTGAAAAAAATGGGCAACAACACATTGAAGCCGTTATTCAAGATGGACAG GGTGATAAGATTCATGTGATAACTCGGAGCAGGGACTTCCAAGATTGGGTTGAAGTTGTCAAGGAGCATGAGACGTATAATCTATATAACGGAGAGCCAGTTGAGAAtgatgttccactgaaggtgtgtTGTAACCCACTCAAGCTCATCTTTAATGGAGGCACTACCAAGACCAAAGTGGCTATACCGGAAATACCAGCTCATAGTTTCAGTTTCTTCCCTATTGAGAAGTTCCTCAAAGGTGACTTCAAACATGACATGTTGTATG ATGTgattggggtgttacaggatgTTTTAAAGATCCAGGTGGGAGGTGGGGGAAGAAAGTCTTGCGTCAATGTCAATTTACGTGATGTACAGGGGAATGTCATTGAGCTGGTGCTATGGGATGATTATGCCAAGCAGTTTGTGAATTACACTACCCCTAACAACTCTTCTGGTCCTACTTTAATAGTATTGACACATGCATGGTGCAAGCCAAATACAG TTTCGGGTTTACCATGTCTTTCCAACGCATGGAGCGGCTCTAGGCTTTACTTTAACTTGGATCATCCACAAGTTGTTCAATACAAAGCAAA TTTTGGAGACAACATGCCTGCCCCTTCCCAATCAATGACTTGCGATTCATCCGTTCAATCTAGCAACAATTTCTGGACTAAATTGAGTGAG GTATGGTAA